The Terriglobales bacterium DNA segment GATTCTACTAGATGGCTGTGCGAGCGCCTACAGCGCTTCGCCGGCGGACGAAATGGGTCTTCCCTGCCGGGCGGCCTGCGGGCGCTTCTTCATCAGATCCCGTTCGCCGTTCGTGTGCGGATGAGCGAGAGAAACTCCTCGCGTGTCTCCTGGCGCTCGCGGAATACGCCGAGCATGGCTGAGGTCACGGCGGACGAGTGCTGCTTCTCCACTCCCCGCATCATCATGCACAGGTGCCGAGACTCGATGACCACGCCCACGCCCTGGGGCTGGATGGCATGCTGGATGGATTCGGCGATCTGGGTCGTCAGCCGCTCCTGCACCTGCAGGCGGCGGGCGAAGATGTCCACCAGCCGCGGGATCTTACTCAGCCCGATCACCTTCCCGTTGGGGATGTAGGCCACGTGCACCTTGCCGAAGAAGGGCAGGATGTGATGCTCGCACAGGCTGAACATCTCGATGTCCTTCACGATGACCATCTCGTCGTAGCTCACCGAGAAGAGCGCGTCCTTCAGCGTCTTCTCCGGGTCCTCGTTGTAGCCCCGGGTCAGGTACTGCAGCGCGCGCTCCATGCGCGCCGGCGTCCGCACCA contains these protein-coding regions:
- the folE gene encoding GTP cyclohydrolase I FolE; the encoded protein is MTSVKKTEDPVTLKQAETQELLHELLVRLGEDPGREGLVRTPARMERALQYLTRGYNEDPEKTLKDALFSVSYDEMVIVKDIEMFSLCEHHILPFFGKVHVAYIPNGKVIGLSKIPRLVDIFARRLQVQERLTTQIAESIQHAIQPQGVGVVIESRHLCMMMRGVEKQHSSAVTSAMLGVFRERQETREEFLSLIRTRTANGI